A window from Drosophila kikkawai strain 14028-0561.14 chromosome 2L, DkikHiC1v2, whole genome shotgun sequence encodes these proteins:
- the eIF3h gene encoding eukaryotic translation initiation factor 3 subunit H, producing the protein MANRAGRHARTEDSDNTINYVQCDGLAVMKMVKHCHEESSNMDLAQGALLGLVVDKCLEITNCFPFPKTGDESMDEEMYQLTVMRRLRRVNVDHLHVGWYQSSDVGNSLSLALLESQYHYQTSIEESVVVVYDTQKSSRGFLCLKAYRLTPQAIQMYKDGDFSPEAFRTLKVGYESLFAEIPIVIKNSPLTNIMMSELNELLPEDKGHNFLDLGTASVLENQMRSLIERVDELYQEAVRYNKYQQVVFKQDTEKHRALAKLAAENAVRTSKGEPTVPEEEVIKQFRPMPVPIRLAAAITSGQINTHAQHIAQFCSQSLAKLFITESLQNAKEAKEIK; encoded by the exons ATGGCAAACCGCGCTGGCCGACACGCTCGCACTGAGGATTCAGACAACACCATAAACTACGTCCAGTGCGATGGCCTG GCCGTGATGAAAATGGTGAAGCACTGCCATGAGGAGTCGAGCAACATGGACCTCGCCCAGGGCGCCCTGCTCGGCCTGGTGGTGGACAAGTGCCTGGAAATCACCAACTGCTTCCCGTTCCCCAAGACCGGCGATGAGAGCATGGATGAGGAAATGTACCAGCTGACGGTGATGCGTCGCCTCCGTCGCGTCAACGTGGATCATCTTCATGTGGGCTGGTACCAGAGCTCCGATGTGGGCAACAGCCTGTCGCTGGCTCTGTTGGAGTCGCAATACCACTACCAGACCAGCATTGAGGAGTCCGTTGTGGTGGTCTACGACACGCAGAAGTCGTCGCGCGGCTTCCTCTGCCTGAAGGCCTACCGCCTCACGCCGCAGGCCATCCAGATGTACAAGGACGGTGACTTCTCGCCCGAGGCATTCCGCACCTTGAAGGTGGGCTACGAGAGCCTGTTCGCCGAGATTCCCATTGTCATCAAGAACTCTCCGCTTACCAACATCATGATGAGCGAGCTGAACGAGCTGCTTCCCGAGGATAAGGGCCACAACTTCCTGGATCTGGGCACGGCCTCGGTGCTGGAGAACCAGATGCGCAGCCTGATTGAGCGTGTCGACGAGCTGTATCAGGAGGCGGTGCGCTACAACAAGTACCAGCAGGTGGTCTTCAAGCAGGATACG GAGAAACACCGTGCCCTGGCTAAGCTGGCCGCCGAGAATGCTGTGCGGACGTCGAAGGGTGAGCCAACGGTGCCCGAGGAGGAGGTTATCAAGCAGTTCCGCCCAATGCCCGTGCCCATCCGTCTGGCGGCCGCAATTACCTCTGGCCAGATCAACACCCACGCCCAGCACATTGCCCAATTCTGCTCTCAGTCGCTGGCCAAACTCTTCATCACCGAATCGCTGCAAAACGCTAAGGAAGCCAAGGAAATTAAGTAG
- the LOC108086217 gene encoding serine/threonine-protein phosphatase 6 regulatory ankyrin repeat subunit B isoform X1: protein MLSYDLNERLLTAVKGGDFEQALGCIMQGAQASYVSPSCGRTAVGTAAILGDAELLELLVQSCEEPELDVFHQSHTDSLEIEQTPEGMEKLEWVDEFENCSENGVSGGSEDSQLYQYYAKTFENTGEFLSQCCVSCREQDPHLYDADLATPLHYAASWGHEECVRILLEHNAPINVVNSEGYAPLHTGAGFAGVTKLLIKHGALVNAKTLSDGRTALHLAIESKSRESARLLLQTNININDTDDIGETPLMTAIACSMVDLAEELVEKGARINLQDKHNNTALLYAVRGRHGQLAKLLLEHGARRLASQHLLHIAVENSDRMLVELLLQYGESLSVRNEDNHTPIMVAIHRQCPKMLEYLLDTAEEHRRLGLYTDAQDVGLVLFAVQQIVLVEKFKGILRVLLAKLASAREDLYGTCTPTIVCGLIYCQTPLSRTINLFHLELAEFLIHEGCNLAQICREHVVNELRANCSARTLAFARLLCNAGFQFPHKQRALPKDWSPARLAFERQMTLFGTQPRSLQSLSRLVIRKHLLKSLRTRLDVQEKYLATQERSSLGRIIDEFAIPATLKLYLSDFTELPKVTTVEPHPIPGVRSFESWD from the exons ATGCTGTCCTACGACCTTAACGAACGCCTGCTGACTGCGGTGAAAGGTGGCGACTTCGAGCAGGCACTTGGCTGCATCATGCAAGGTGCTCAGGCCTCGTATGTATCGCCCAGTTGCGGACGCACAGCTGTGGGCACAGCCGCTATCCTGGGGGACGCGGAGTTGCTGGAGCTTCTGGTTCAGTCGTGCGAGGAACCAGAACTAGATGTCTTCCATCAAT ccCACACGGATAGTCTGGAGATCGAGCAAACGCCCGAAGGTATGGAGAAACTGGAGTGGGTGGATGAGTTCGAGAACTGTTCGGAGAATGGAGTCAGCGGTGGATCCGAGGATAGCCAGCTATATCAGTATTATGCCAAGACCTTTGAAAACACCGGAGAATTTCTATCTCAGTGCTGCGTGTCCTGCCGGGAACAGGATCCGCACCTCTACGATGCCGACTTGGCCACCCCCTTGCACTATGCCGCCTCCTGGGGCCATGAGGAGTGTGTCCGCATCCTCCTGGAACACAATGCCCCCATTAACGTGGTTAACAGCGAGGGCTATGCTCCGCTTCATACTGGTGCGGGCTTTGCCGGGGTCACCAAGCTGCTGATCAAGCACGGAGCCTTGGTAAATGCCAAGACGCTGAGTGATGGCAGGACCGCGCTTCATTTGGCCATCGAGAGCAAGTCCAGGGAATCCGCACGCCTGTTACTCCAGACGAATATCAATATCAATGATACGGACGACATAGGCGAGACCCCCCTGATGACGGCAATTGCCTGCAGTATGGTGGATCTGGCCGAGGAGTTAGTGGAGAAGGGAGCCCGCATCAATCTCCAGGATAAGCATAATAACACCGCTCTGCTGTACGCAGTCCGAGGTCGCCATGGCCAGTTGGCCAAGTTGCTGCTTGAGCATGGAGCTCGCCGACTGGCATCGCAGCATCTCCTGCATATTGCGGTTGAGAACAGCGACAGGATGTTGGTGGAGCTTCTCCTGCAATATGGCGAGAGTTTGTCGGTGCGGAACGAAGACAACCACACTCCCATTATGGTGGCCATCCACCGCCAGTGCCCAAAAATGTTGGAGTACCTGCTGGACACAGCTGAGGAACATCGCCGATTGGGTCTCTACACAGATGCCCAGGACGTAGGATTGGTTTTGTTTGCCGTGCAGCAAATAGTTCTGGTTGAGAAGTTCAAGGGCATCCTGCGAGTCTTGCTGGCCAAGCTGGCGAGTGCCCGCGAGGATTTATATGGCACCTGTACACCCACAATTGTTTGTGGGCTAATCTACTGCCAGACTCCGTTGTCCAGGACCATTAACTTGTTTCACCTGGAACTCGCCGAGTTTCTCATCCATGAGGGCTGCAATCTAGCTCAGATTTGCCGTGAACATGTGGTCAACGAGCTGCGAGCCAACTGCTCGGCCAGGACTTTGGCCTTTGCGAGATTGTTGT GCAACGCTGGCTTTCAGTTTCCGCACAAGCAGCGAGCTTTGCCCAAGGATTGGTCACCAGCTCGCCTTGCTTTTGAGCGTCAGATGACCCTGTTTGGCACCCAGCCGCGCAGCCTGCAATCTCTCAGTCGTCTGGTGATACGAAAGCATCTTCTGAAATCCCTCCGAACAAGGCTGGACGTGCAAGAGAAGTATCTGGCCACCCAGGAGCGTTCCTCGCTGGGCAGGATTATAGATGAGTTCGCCATACCCGCCACATTGAAGCTCTACCTCAGCGACTTTACCGAGTTGCCAAAGGTGACGACCGTAGAACCGCATCCGATACCCGGTGTCAGAAGCTTTGAGTCATGGGATTGA
- the LOC108086217 gene encoding uncharacterized protein isoform X2 → MEKLEWVDEFENCSENGVSGGSEDSQLYQYYAKTFENTGEFLSQCCVSCREQDPHLYDADLATPLHYAASWGHEECVRILLEHNAPINVVNSEGYAPLHTGAGFAGVTKLLIKHGALVNAKTLSDGRTALHLAIESKSRESARLLLQTNININDTDDIGETPLMTAIACSMVDLAEELVEKGARINLQDKHNNTALLYAVRGRHGQLAKLLLEHGARRLASQHLLHIAVENSDRMLVELLLQYGESLSVRNEDNHTPIMVAIHRQCPKMLEYLLDTAEEHRRLGLYTDAQDVGLVLFAVQQIVLVEKFKGILRVLLAKLASAREDLYGTCTPTIVCGLIYCQTPLSRTINLFHLELAEFLIHEGCNLAQICREHVVNELRANCSARTLAFARLLCNAGFQFPHKQRALPKDWSPARLAFERQMTLFGTQPRSLQSLSRLVIRKHLLKSLRTRLDVQEKYLATQERSSLGRIIDEFAIPATLKLYLSDFTELPKVTTVEPHPIPGVRSFESWD, encoded by the exons ATGGAGAAACTGGAGTGGGTGGATGAGTTCGAGAACTGTTCGGAGAATGGAGTCAGCGGTGGATCCGAGGATAGCCAGCTATATCAGTATTATGCCAAGACCTTTGAAAACACCGGAGAATTTCTATCTCAGTGCTGCGTGTCCTGCCGGGAACAGGATCCGCACCTCTACGATGCCGACTTGGCCACCCCCTTGCACTATGCCGCCTCCTGGGGCCATGAGGAGTGTGTCCGCATCCTCCTGGAACACAATGCCCCCATTAACGTGGTTAACAGCGAGGGCTATGCTCCGCTTCATACTGGTGCGGGCTTTGCCGGGGTCACCAAGCTGCTGATCAAGCACGGAGCCTTGGTAAATGCCAAGACGCTGAGTGATGGCAGGACCGCGCTTCATTTGGCCATCGAGAGCAAGTCCAGGGAATCCGCACGCCTGTTACTCCAGACGAATATCAATATCAATGATACGGACGACATAGGCGAGACCCCCCTGATGACGGCAATTGCCTGCAGTATGGTGGATCTGGCCGAGGAGTTAGTGGAGAAGGGAGCCCGCATCAATCTCCAGGATAAGCATAATAACACCGCTCTGCTGTACGCAGTCCGAGGTCGCCATGGCCAGTTGGCCAAGTTGCTGCTTGAGCATGGAGCTCGCCGACTGGCATCGCAGCATCTCCTGCATATTGCGGTTGAGAACAGCGACAGGATGTTGGTGGAGCTTCTCCTGCAATATGGCGAGAGTTTGTCGGTGCGGAACGAAGACAACCACACTCCCATTATGGTGGCCATCCACCGCCAGTGCCCAAAAATGTTGGAGTACCTGCTGGACACAGCTGAGGAACATCGCCGATTGGGTCTCTACACAGATGCCCAGGACGTAGGATTGGTTTTGTTTGCCGTGCAGCAAATAGTTCTGGTTGAGAAGTTCAAGGGCATCCTGCGAGTCTTGCTGGCCAAGCTGGCGAGTGCCCGCGAGGATTTATATGGCACCTGTACACCCACAATTGTTTGTGGGCTAATCTACTGCCAGACTCCGTTGTCCAGGACCATTAACTTGTTTCACCTGGAACTCGCCGAGTTTCTCATCCATGAGGGCTGCAATCTAGCTCAGATTTGCCGTGAACATGTGGTCAACGAGCTGCGAGCCAACTGCTCGGCCAGGACTTTGGCCTTTGCGAGATTGTTGT GCAACGCTGGCTTTCAGTTTCCGCACAAGCAGCGAGCTTTGCCCAAGGATTGGTCACCAGCTCGCCTTGCTTTTGAGCGTCAGATGACCCTGTTTGGCACCCAGCCGCGCAGCCTGCAATCTCTCAGTCGTCTGGTGATACGAAAGCATCTTCTGAAATCCCTCCGAACAAGGCTGGACGTGCAAGAGAAGTATCTGGCCACCCAGGAGCGTTCCTCGCTGGGCAGGATTATAGATGAGTTCGCCATACCCGCCACATTGAAGCTCTACCTCAGCGACTTTACCGAGTTGCCAAAGGTGACGACCGTAGAACCGCATCCGATACCCGGTGTCAGAAGCTTTGAGTCATGGGATTGA
- the LOC108086224 gene encoding ankyrin repeat domain-containing protein 39, whose product MDQHSADNCKCHKQTQPAQQTLSDMDFDRGIWNAAIYNEVERVRDFIKKGQSMARDECDYTALHYASRNGNEQICKLLLDEGKVDVNAVTKAGATSLHRAAMMGHLEIVKLLSEHKANLLLQDECGQTALHRAASRGQLEVCRYLLQKEPTLKLVKDKKDKIAFEYIMENANDDFKLLLKS is encoded by the exons ATGGATCAGCACAGCGCGGACAATTGCAAGTGCCACAAGCAGACGCAGCCTGCACAGCAGACGCTCAGCGACATGGACTTTGATCGGGGCATCTGGAATGCAG CCATCTACAACGAAGTGGAGCGTGTGAGGGATTTCATCAAGAAGGGCCAGTCCATGGCCCGTGATGAGTGCGATTATACGGCTTTGCACTACGCCTCCCGCAATGGCAATGAGCAGATCTGCAAGCTCTTGCTAGACGAGGGCAAGGTGGATGTGAATGCAGTGACCAAGGCAGGAGCCACCTCCCTGCATAGAGCAGCCATGATGG GCCACTTGGAGATTGTAAAGCTTCTCTCAGAACACAAGGCTAATCTTCTGCTCCAGGATGAGTGCGGGCAGACGGCCCTGCATCGGGCTGCCTCGCGCGGCCAGCTGGAGGTGTGCCGCTACCTGCTGCAGAAGGAACCAACCCTGAAGCTGGTCAAGGACAAAAAGGATAAAATTGCATTTGAATACATCATGGAGAACGCCAATGATGACTTTAAGCTACTGCTCAAGTCctag
- the LOC108086225 gene encoding uncharacterized protein, with protein MSEGVTGLKESLNLNSDLPPAVSTSSTGSLNAATAAAAAASAAATCQANVVTIPVPILQSEGNFAYITVKGSLHDYTCTVFGLNQAEVQALSKRFESGVKACVNGIMVAVSPMVMLNTLAQLSYKVVCSCGEAEICWTMQREV; from the coding sequence ATGAGTGAGGGCGTGACCGGGCTGAAGGAGTCTCTGAATCTCAACAGCGATCTACCGCCGGCCGTGTCCACGTCATCGACTGGTTCCCTGAACGCTgccaccgctgctgctgctgccgcctctgccgctgccacTTGTCAGGCCAATGTGGTGACCATTCCAGTGCCCATACTGCAGTCGGAGGGTAACTTTGCCTACATCACCGTCAAGGGATCCCTTCACGATTACACCTGTACCGTTTTTGGACTAAACCAGGCCGAAGTTCAGGCTCTATCAAAGCGCTTCGAGAGCGGCGTCAAGGCGTGCGTGAATGGTATTATGGTGGCAGTGTCGCCGATGGTTATGCTAAACACTTTGGCCCAGTTGAGCTATAAGGTTGTCTGCAGTTGTGGCGAGGCCGAGATCTGTTGGACTATGCAGCGTGAGGTGTAA
- the LOC108086226 gene encoding uncharacterized protein: MPYIIIRGNLASYSHKYPWRVLVSGLKADDIEQLNKFSCGGYSDESTIVYLVHPCRILSALEILGFRVVASSSTAVKQDYNEYMWTMRKEFDEPEPLETESVVRENLSNIGREAASLGNYHKVDLPE; encoded by the exons ATGCCGTACATTATCATACGGGGGAACTTAGCCTCCTACAGCCACAAGTATCCATGGCGAGTGCTCGTCTCGGGATTGAAAG CTGACGACATCGAGCAGTTGAACAAGTTCTCTTGCGGCGGCTACAGTGACGAGTCCACCATCGTCTACCTAGTGCATCCCTGTCGCATTCTTTCGGCGCTGGAA ATTTTGGGTTTTCGCGTGGTGGCCAGCTCATCGACGGCAGTGAAGCAGGACTACAACGAGTACATGTGGACGATGCGCAAGGAGTTCGATGAGCCAGAACCCTTGGAGACCGAGTCTGTGGTACGCGAGAATCTGTCCAATATTGGCCGCGAGGCAGCCAGCTTAGGCAACTATCACAAGGTGGATTTGCCAGAATAA
- the LOC108086219 gene encoding reticulocalbin-2, with product MSRNLPLISLALCAVAFLAAVGPMPAFGAVATHKHEKHLSKERVKDGIYAPRDAHHHGDDGEHNVEFDHEAIIGNTKEAQEFDTLSPEESKRRLLILIKMMDLNKDEFIDRHELKAWILRSFKKLSEEEAADRFEEIDQDQDEKITWKEYLQDTYAMEDEDFKKETIDFDSYEDEQKMIQQDKEMFNAADANKDGSLTLDEYVFFQNPEEHPVMLPILLEHTMQDKDLDHDGKISFQEFAGESASQHGKEWLITEKERFDKDHDTNGDGVLTGDEVLSWIVPSNTAIATDEVDHLFVSTDEDHDDRLSYLEILNNYDTFVGSEATDYGDHLQNINHLSDEL from the exons atgtCTAGAAATCTGCCGCTCATCTCTCTGGCACTGTGTGCCGTCGCCTTCCTGGCCGCCGTGGGACCCATGCCCGCCTTTGGAGCCGTGGCCACTCACAAGCATGAGAAGCATCTGAGCAAGGAGCGGGTAAAGGACGGCATCTATGCCCCCCGGGATGCCCATCATCATGGCGACGATGGCGAGCACAATGTGGAGTTTGACCACGAGGCCATTATTG GCAATACCAAGGAGGCACAGGAATTCGACACTCTCTCGCCCGAGGAATCGAAGAGGCGTCTGCTGATTTTGATCAAGATGATGGATCTGAACAAGGACGAGTTTATTGACCGGCATGAGCTGAAAGCTTGGATATTAAGGTCCTTTAA AAAACTCTCCGAAGAGGAAGCCGCCGATAGGTTTGAGGAAATAGATCAGGATCAGGATGAGAAGATAACGTGGAAGGAGTACCTGCAGGACACCTATGCCATGGAGGATGAGGATTTCAAGAAAGAGACTATCGACTTTGACAGCTACGAGGACGAGCAGAAGATGATCCAGCAGGACAAGGAGATGTTCAATGCCGCCGATGCGAATAAGGATGGCAGTTTGACGCTCGATGAATACGTCTTCTTCCAAAATCCCGAAGAGCATCCGGTTATGCTGCCCATTCTGCTGGAGCACACGATGCAGGACAAGGATTTAGATCACGATGGCAAGATAAGCTTCCAGGAGTTTGCCGGCGAATCTGCTTCGCAGCACGGCAAGGAATGGCTTATCACGGAGAAGGAGCGCTTCGACAAGGATCACGATACCAACGGCGATGGCGTCCTCACTGGCGACGAGGTCTTGTCGTGGATTGTGCCCAGTAATACGGCCATTGCCACCGATGAGGTGGATCATCTGTTTGTCTCCACAGACGAGGATCACGATGATCGGCTTTCCTACCTCGAAATACTTAACAACTACGATACCTTTGTGGGCAGCGAGGCCACCGACTACGGGGACCACTTGCAAAACATTAACCATCTGTCCGATGAGCTGTAA
- the SP555 gene encoding SPRY domain-containing SOCS box protein 3 gives MSDVEVDLQQPPQVQPSVHQMVSLSQGRRRHGLRRGGGGGGGGDGQTLQSSTQGTTSSTSVSNLPARFCPLSEGVEDNWTWSKRHRSKEVVLSGPNARTVHFHPNWSKGTAGVQGKRSLNNGRYYWELHVSQRVFGTSIMFGIGTKSARLHANAFRNLLGENEHGWGLSHKGVLWHKGVALLYTKRFRENHPTQIGILFDGIEGTLTYYKDGKCLGVAFRGLDQIDEPLYPIVCSTAAKTEMTLKCTMREFVNLQDRCRAVIMKRVRNSAQLEKLKLPTPISDYLGEVIDEMKPLRQVNPLEMCILNYDL, from the exons ATGTCAGATGTGGAGGTGGATTTACAACAGCCGCCGCAGGTGCAGCCCTCAGTCCATCAGATGGTGTCTCTCAGTCAAGGGCGACGGCGACACGGCTTGAGGCGAGGcggtggcggaggaggaggaggagacggACAGACACTGCAATCCTCTACGCAAGGAACCACATCATCAACTTCGGTCTCCAATCTACCGGCTCGTTTCTGTCCGCTCTCCGAGGGCGTTGAAGACAACTGGACCTGGAGCAAGCGTCACCGATCCAAGGAGGTGGTGCTCAGTGGACCCAATGCCCGCACCGTGCACTTTCATCCCAACTGGAGCAAGGGCACTGCCGGTGTCCAGGGCAAGCGATCGTTAAACAACGGACGCTACTACTGGGAACTGCACGTATCGCAGCGCGTCTTCGGCACCTCGATCATGTTCGGCATCGGCACCAAGTCCGCCCGCCTTCATGCCAATGCCTTTCGAAATCTGCTGGGCGAGAACGAGCATGGCTGGGGGCTGTCCCACAAGGGCGTGCTGTGGCACAAGGGCGTAGCACTGCTGTACACGAAGCGCTTCCGCGAGAATCATCCCACCCAGATCGGCATACTCTTCGACGGCATTGAGGGCACATTGACTTACTACAAGGACGGCAAGTGCCTGGGCGTGGCTTTCAGGGGATTGGATCAG ATTGACGAACCCCTGTACCCCATTGTGTGCTCCACGGCCGCCAAGACGGAAATGACACTGAAGTGTACGATGCGGGAGTTTGTAAACCTTCAGGATCGCTGTCGGGCGGTGATCATGAAGCGAGTGCGCAACTCGGCACAGCTGGAGAAGCTGAAGCTGCCGACGCCCATCAGCGATTATCTTGGCGAGGTGATCGACGAGATGAAGCCGTTGCGCCAG GTGAATCCACTGGagatgtgcatactcaattatgaTTTGTAA
- the LOC108086223 gene encoding uncharacterized protein encodes MIIVLLLLFQSLCLYCQRLVLYVHDRCFPKNVRLLQEVAETVGDRKAVQRLAEQQLEQQKRSQKRRILEPILPLVGGLNSEACRFCAHSPQGYCRHHFHLQELQLHKQRFSSSGEQDFRQLRRIKRELKRSIGQQQQPVRSYRPLRFDASWSSSSLSSGYASLGSCGTQEQEELPEYQEEPALGEVLPEEELLELQQEAESNDSLLLNTDM; translated from the coding sequence ATGATTATCGTGCTGCTACTTCTGTTCCAATCGCTGTGCCTCTACTGCCAACGCCTGGTGCTCTACGTCCACGACCGATGCTTCCCAAAGAACGTGCGCCTGCTCCAAGAGGTGGCCGAAACGGTGGGCGATCGTAAGGCCGTCCAGCGCCTGGCCGAGCAGCAGTTGGAGCAACAGAAACGCAGCCAGAAGCGACGCATCCTCGAACCCATCTTGCCTCTCGTGGGGGGCCTTAACTCGGAGGCCTGTCGCTTCTGTGCCCACAGTCCTCAAGGCTATTGTCGCCATCACTTTCATCTCCAGGAGCTGCAGTTGCATAAGCAGCGCTTCTCCTCCAGCGGAGAGCAGGATTTCCGGCAACTGCGAAGGATTAAGCGAGAGCTAAAGAGGAGTAtcgggcagcagcagcagccggtgAGGAGCTATCGCCCTTTGAGATTCGATGCTAGCTGGAGCAGTAGTTCCCTAAGCAGTGGCTACGCTTCGCTGGGCAGTTGTGGCACTCAGGAGCAAGAGGAACTGCCAGAGTACCAGGAGGAACCGGCTTTAGGAGAGGTTTTGCCTGAGGAAGAACTACTGGAGCTGCAACAGGAAGCAGAATCTAATGATTCGCTGCTTCTAAACACGGACATGTAG